In Trichomycterus rosablanca isolate fTriRos1 chromosome 5, fTriRos1.hap1, whole genome shotgun sequence, the sequence gtcactgcagtgctgagaatgatccaccacctaaataatacctgctctgtggtggtcctgaccattgaaggacagggcaaaggcaggctaaaaaagtatgtagagaaacagatggactacagtcagtagttgtagaactacaaagtgcttctgtatgctaagtggagctgataaaatggagaatGGTCAGCCTGTCTGTAGAGCAAGACAGAGATAGCAGTCTACCATCAAACACACTCCTCTGTCTGGTGATTGTGCTGTTCAGATGGTGCTGTGTGTTATCCATTATGGATAAAAGTTATTTGAGAGAGTTCTTTCTTCAGCCACCTGCATAAAAGTGTCGAGCTCTGTGCCAACCACAGAGCCAGCTTTTCTCACCAGCCTGTCCAGTCATGTAGTCTTGCTCTTCTTCATGCTGCCTCCCTAACACACCACAGCATAGAAGACGACAGACCGGTAGAACATTAGCAGGagttttttacagattttgaaGGACCCAAGTCTCCTCAAGAAATAGAGACAGCTCTATCCTTATTTGTAGATAATGGCTGTGTTATTttaccagtccagtttgtcatTTAGCTGTTGCCCCAGGTATTTGTAAGCCCTGACCACCTCGACATCAACCCCCTCAATTGAGAAAGGTCGTGGATGAGGCTTGTGCCTCCGgaagtccaccaccatctcttaGTTTTTTTACTAACGACCAGGAGCAATTTAACACAGCTGTTTTAGTAGCGGTTGGAAACCTGTGAACCCAGGAGGAACATGCAGGTCCTATCCATTGTTTGTAGGATTAATCCTGTGTGCACCACCTTTACCAGCTGTGGCACCATGCCAACATTTgtagaaataaaagtaattatttctttatttaaatgttcaaAGTGTACATAACAAGCTGTTTTGATTACATCAATCAATCAGTTGTACTAATCGCTTCACACTAGTCAGTGTCACGGTGAGTCCGGCACTTTCTGGGGTGAAAAAATTTATCTCAGGGCAACACACATTCACCCAATCGGCTAATCAACCTTCCGCATTTTTAGTAGGTAAGATGAAAACAGAGTAACCAGGAACCTGAGCCAAGGATCAAATTCAGGTCCCCTGGACCCATGTTGCTATGGGTCTACCAGTTCTGCCTCAGTGCCAGCCCATGTTATTTGGAACTCCAGGTTAAACCCTTCATGCCCTGGCTTTCGCTGTGACAGTTTAAGAGTCGATAtgcacttgaccatgagcttattgatagagcaattccaaaaccatgagaaTGAATACAGAGTTGTAGTGATGGCATAAGTGGGGCTTTTGAGAGATCgaagcaaatgaaacaaatgatTCGTAAAAAGATTTGAGCTTGTGAAACGTTTGAATCATCGCACCACAGTGACATCTAGTGTCCAATCAGTGGTCTAATAGTAACATCTGTCTTATAGATCACTGAaagaagtgtgttttttttatgcattttctccccattttcggCCCAATTTAGCACACTCGACACATGTTCTCCGCTACTGagagatgccagattgcatccCACCCCGAAAGAAGTGTGTTTTGATAGTGATATGAAACATTCTGTCATATAATGAGTGTCCTTGAAATTgaccattatttattatacaatcAAAAGGGGAAGTGCTTTAGCAACCAGGCGATGCAAAATTCATTACACATTGACACATACAATTGATCATTTTTGAAACGTTTCGGAACAGCGTGACGTAATGAAACCTTTTCCGGGACAGCCACGTGACTTTTTCATTTTGATACGGACTTCGAAGCAACGTTTCGTAACACTGAGCTTCAAATGAATCGTTGACACCCTTTTGTGGTATTATTTTTTAGGGTTTTTACAAGATTTCAGACtgaagctgcgtccggaatcgcatacttacagagtacgtactagatttgaggaagtatgcactacttggcctggtaaagaagtacatactttcagtacaaaagtatgcagtatgcacacaacacccttACGTAccacatccgccatcttaccaacgtcaagtgatgacgtgaggacgtgatgacgtaatgtCACCACAGATACAGACAACATGCTCATttcaaaccccactcgccaacatttaggatatttatcgtgtttttgcgCTAATCATAATGTTATTTAGGGTCGTAAGCTTCGAActcctacgcagctccagttgaattatgggatacattagcggaccaaAAGTGTGCATCGtctgcatactcaaacatggctgcctgataagtaggtcatccgggtacttctcgcgtaacCTTtcatgtatactatgtattcggacatactatattatactactCATTTCGcatactattgagtatggaagtatgcgattccggacgcagcctaagtctgtgggaatttggttATGGAACTGAGGTTGGATGAAAAGTCCTGGCCAgcaattaatgttccagtttatccTAATAGTGTTTGTTCTTAAAGACAAACATACAGATACTGAGTGTACTAGATGTACttgatgtacacacacacccacacacacagagagagtagTCAAAAATTTGCATACATTTGTAAGTAACAATTGAATATTGAGCTACTCCAGCATGGGTGGCGTGGACCTTAACACTTGACTGAAGTGTTGTTGattacataaagaaaatataagcaGGAGCAGATTCTTCTTTTCTGGACGACAACCTATAAGCTCATGGTGATCtagctcgactgtggacagtatcACACGTTCCAGTACTACGACATAAACTATATGGCTAAAACTATGTAGACTCGTAGACTCATTCTTTACCAGCTATGCCACCCTCCTCTCTAAAGGCAGTACACTTGTATGCACCACACCTTGTTTCCCAAGATagtactgtatgtctgtagACATCTTTTCAgaaacattagccaatcattttACACTAATCCCCAATAAAACTGGGATGATATACTGCATTTTCTAAAGATGTGTCCTCATAGTAGAATGCCATGTCTTTCAATAACATAACTCCGAATACTTTCGGACAACACGCTTAGCTCACTTTAATTAACTGAACTGCCTCCTGAGGTACATCATCAAACCGATTTAGGCGTAGCAAACACAATGTTTAAAGAGCAGGGTGAAAAAATAGTCCTCATTCTTCACCAGGTAGAACATCGTTATTAGGCAATCCAGATTACAGGCTGCAAAGAACTGTGAATCTTTAAGGTACTTATTTCACACACACCTCCAAGTAAAACACAGAAGGAACAATTACCATTTGTTTAACAAACACTCACATGCAGATGTGATAATGTCAGTGTAGAGCCATGGGTTGGGAGCCTAGTAGTCAAGGAAGGGAGATGGTGGGTTGTGGTCATAGCAGCTGCGGTGAACTAGAGTGAATAAAGCGTCTATTGAAGGGTATACCAAGCATTTCTCTAAGAAACTCTgggtaagagcatctgctaaatgtcaattTGAATGAAgtactttacatatttaaaacaaTCCAGGTGGTGTTTTAAGGATTGTATTAGAATTGGTGCCACAATGTGGCATGGTTACCACATTTTGATTTGCcctattaaataaaaagttgaATGCAGAAATACacagattagccataacattaaaaccacctccttgtttttacactcactgtccattttatcagctccacttaccatatacaagcactttgaagtttaacaattacttactgtagtccatctgtttctttcaccctgttcttcaatggccaggacccccgcaggaccaccacacagcaggtattacttaggtggtggatcattctcagcactgcagtgacactgacatggtggtggtgtgttagtgtgtgttgtgctggtatgagtggataagacacagcagcgctgctggagtttttaaataccgtgtccactcactgtctattctattagacacttctacctagttggtccaccttgtagatgtaaagtcaaagatctattgctgctgtttgagttggtcattttctagaccctcatcagtggtcacaggacgctgcccacagggcactgttggctggatatattttggttgtcagtacaagtgactcaagtgaaccagaTCACATTGCTGAGCGACtgagattaacccgagtccaaaAAAttaaccgaatttaccaccactactcCATAAATGACTTCTATTAATGTCTAATGGTcataatttttaaatatataatgaaataactgcaaatatataaaaaactaaactaattCTGCTTTTCTGTTTGTCAAATATGTGGTTAGCACCTTTAAATTGATACAATTGGCTTGTTTTCTCTCAGAAGCACACTTGTTGCCCAGTGTTATTCAAATTGGAATGTGTTGCCCTGTGCTATTCAAACTTACTGTTGGACACTAGTCAGAAATGCTGCTGAGCAGCACCATTAATCACAGGCAAAGCAAAAAAGACTTCTATTATTAGTTGTCGTATGGTCATAATTctgaaatatataattaaataactgcAGATTTCTAAGAAACTAAAGCTAATTCTACTTTTCTGTTAATCAAACTTGTGCTAACACTAGTTTTATCTTAGAAGCATGAGGTTCATAAAACCTTGTATCACAGTGTACCATCCCTGGTTTACAGTCTTCAGCTGTTTAAAAGCTCAGATGCTTGTTTTGTACTTTTGCTTCAGTGTTGTCTCCATAATATCcctcttttttttcttagatCCAGAAATGATGCCTAATGTATCTAGAACCCAGCAATTGTGTCTGATTGGCATTTGCTGGCTTTCAGGAATCGCCTCATGCATGCTGTTTTTACAGTACTTCACACCGAAATGCTCAACTTATTTAATTCCACCACATAAGCCAGAGATCAAGAGCGTGAACATTTCTAACTCTATTCCCAAGCCAGAAACTCCATCGAAGGAAGAAACAAAGGAAGAAACAAAGGAAGAAAAACCCATCCTGCTCCTCTGGGTCTGGCCTGAAAATTACAGATTTGACTTCAGCGACTGCAAGAAATTTTACAACATCGATGGCTGTCATTTTACTGATGACAGAAAACTTTACAACCAGGCAGATGCCGTCCTGATCTTCCACAAAGCTATCAGGTGGGATCTATCCAACCTTCCACCATCTCCTCGTCCTGCGTTTCAGAGGTGGATCTGGTTCCACGTGGAATCGCCAACCAACACGCACAAGATACCAGGTCTGGAAAACCTCTTTAACCTCACTTTGAGTTACAGACGGGACGCCGATATTTCCGTTAAATATTGGTTGACTGTTAATAAAACACCAAATACGGACTTTGTAATCCCTAAGAAGGACAAGCTCGTCTGCTGGTTCGTGTCTAACAATGATCCATCGACAGGCGTTAACACCAGGATGAAGTACTTCAATGAGCTTAAGAAGTACATCAATGTAAACATATTTGGGCGAATGGCTGGATCTCACTTAAAATCTGAAGACTATTATCCAACCCTGGCCAGCTGTAAATTCTACCTTTCTTTTGAGAACTCCGTCCACAGGGACTACATCACTGAGAAAGTGAATGGTCCTTTATCTGTAGGAACTGTCCCTGTTGTATTGGGACCACCAAGACAGAACTATGAAGACTTCTTTCCACCTAATTCCTTCATTCATATTGATGATTTCCCCAATCCTCAAGCTCTCGCTAACCGTCTACTTCAGCTGGACAAGGACGACGAGGCTTACAGACGATTCTTTGATTGGAAAAAACACGTCACTGCAACTCCTCATCTTGTCATTCAGAATCAAGAGTTTATCATTTATATCTGTCATGCTTGTGAATATATTGGGAGACACAAGGAGTATAAAGTTGCACACGATATCTACCAGTGGTGGTTTTCATAAATTAAAGGACTGTTCATTTGTAAGTAATTATTTGTCATAAAAAATATTGGCAAAATTATGTGGAAACGAGCTTGTTTGcaactcattccaaaaccaaagGTATTAATGTGTTGTTGGCCCTCTGTTTAGCTCTAACAGCACAtatgattttggagtgtgtttgtgaacatttgtgtccatttagtttaacaTGCAAAAAGGTTAATTAGCTGAGGATggatgtccacataattttggccatgtatgcatgtttaacattttattacatctgGTTATTTCTAAAATTATGTTAAAGAAATGAAATCAGTTCCAttccttaaaaaaaatcaatgtaattttttttaaatctaattttataatttgtaatttgtttttgtttcatttttattgttaatttttgtGGTTAAATGTGATGACAGGTGAAAATGAGTTAAAAGCTATATATAATTCCTGAATCAAATTTGTATGTATTATTGATAGCATTATATTCATAACACCCAAGCTCATGACACTTtttcatcagaatcagaatactttattgatcccagagggaaattgcagtttgcGAGACTGTTATGGCtgctgtgtagtgtctgtgtgtgaaaaTTCCTAACTACCTGTGCTGGTGAGGTTATAAAAGGAGAAGAAATGAagaccagagagagagagagagagagagagagagaaagacaaagACTGAGAGAATTGGTGGTTGATGTattgtgttgtgtagttggctgttaTCTTTAATGAATTAGTGAGGTGCTGAGtattgtaaatattgtaaattatGAATGTTATTGCTTGTCTgtgtaaataattgtaaatatgGAGTGGGGTGTTTATGTGAATTCAAAAGAGCTGGAAGGGGATAAGTGCCATTTTGTTTGTAACCTTTTTCTCCTGGTTTTGTGTTTAGTTAGGGAGTCAGGATAGAAACCTGTTTtttgtttcctttattttttggttAGGTTAGTAAGAGGTTTGGGTTTAAAGTTAGTGtgggttttgtttattattttggccTTGCTTACCCCTGGAGAGAGAGCTTGGTTTGACTGTATTATTGAatctattgtaaataaatttgtaATTGTGAAGCTCACTTTAGTgtgaaacgtgtgtgtgtattttggtgCACGAGATACTCTAATACCCTAGGCTGGCGTGTAACATATTTGGGGGCTCGTCTAAACACTTATTAACTTAAGCAATACAGTGTGAGTTTATTAGTAATTCAGTGTGTGTAGCAAACAGTGGCTTTACTGTCTTTGTTCTCTCTGGTGGtctctttgtttttcttgtgcatTGGTGGCACAATACTTTTGTGTGGGGAGGTGAGTGTACTATTTGTATTGGGGACATGGAGTTTGACTTGGAGAAATTTATTCGGTCTCCAACAGTAGAGGCCTTGAGTAAATGCAGGAAGGTGGAATTGTTGGAGGTAGCTGGGTTTTATGATGTAGCCATACCACGTGCTGCGTGTAAAGCTGATATAAGGGAAGTTGTGCTTGCTAAACTGCGTGATGACCAAAGGTTGCCAGTGTCTCCGGATTCGGGGAGTGTTGTCGGAACTCAGCCTGCTATGTTACCTAGGGTGGAGGGTGCTAGTGTTACCTTGGCGGAACCTGGTATTTTTCCAGTGGCGGAGGCCGCTGGGAGATTACCAAAAACACCTCCTGGTATGAAGCTAGGCACTTCTCCATCTGGGGCAAGTCCTCTAAGTAACTTAGAGTTGAACATGGCTATAAAGCTGAAAGAGCTGGATCTAGCAATAAGACAACAGGAGAGCGAAACCCAAAGACTGCGGGTTCGTGCTTTGGAGTTGGAGGCAACGAGGCCTTCATCTCGGGGACAACCTGGGTCTCACGCTATAGAGTTTGATATCAGCAAGTATATCTCTCTGGTACCTCCATTTAGAGAATCTGAGGTAGATTcttattttactgcatttaagCGCGTGGCTACTACTTTGCATTGGCCTAGAGATTTGTGGCCTTTGCTACTCCAATGTAAACTGGTTGGAAAGGCTCAGGAAGTGTGTTCATCATTGAGTGTGGAGCAGAGTCTTGATTATGAGATCATTAAGGCCGCTGTCCTGAGAGCCTATGAGTTAGTCCCAGAGGCCTACCGGCAAAGATTTCGTTCTCATTCAAAGTCTGGGGATCAGACATTTGTGGAGTTTGCTCGTGAGAAGGCAAACTTATTTGAGAAGTGGTGTTCAGCTTCTAAAGTGACCAATTTAAGTCAGTTGAAGGAGCTAATTTTATTAGAAGAGTTCAAAAACTCTGTTCCTGAAGCTGTGGTGGTTCATCTAAACGAACAAAAAGTGTTAACCCTGTCTGAAGCTGCTGTCTTAACTGATGAGTATGTGTTGACTCATAAGACAGTGTTCCCATCCAGCAAGGCGATGTTGGTACACGGAGTTAGTACCAAGGACAGGAGGGACAAAAGAGGGTTAGAGAATAGGTCTCGTGTGTCACGAACATTTGAGAGGTCATTTAGAAGTGACAAAACCCCTCCCAAACCGATTGGTGAGTCATCTGCACCTACTGCTGGGAATCGTACCTGTTTTTATTGTAGACGCCCAGGTCATTTGATTGCGGAGTGCGAGGCATGGAATAAAAAGAGAGACAAACCCAAGAGTGTAGCTTGTGTTTCGGCTGAGACTGTTCATGTTTCTGAGTGTGAACTTCCCCAAGGTAAATGTGACGTTACCTTTAATCTTTTTATCCTGGATGGTTATGTTTCACTAAATGAAAAGTCTGAGTGTCGTGAAGATCCTTCGTGATACAGGGGCAGCTCAATCATTTATTACTGATAAAATGCTTTCTATGGGTGAGAATACATTTTGTGGATCATTTGTAGTTGTGCATGGAATAGATTTGACACCAGTTAGTGTACCACTACATAATGTGTATTTACAGTCTGAACTAATCAGGGGGATGGTACGATTGGCTGTACTTTCTGAGTTGCCAGTTGATGGAATAGATGTCATCCTGGGAAATGACCTAGCTGGGGGAAAAGTGTTTCCCATTCCTGAAGTAGTTTTTGAACCTGTAGCTGGAATGGATAACTTACAACAGGAATTTCCTGCTGTGTTTCCCATGTGTGTAACTACTCGATCACAAAGTGTTAACGAAAAGATGAGCTTGACTAATCTTTATGAGGACTCTTCTTTTCAGAACAAAGACGCATCTGTTCTTGATCCCGCTGTCGGCTCTGCAAGTCCAATGAGTCAAGATTCTGTTACTTGTCTTACCCTTACTCTGCCTGTGGATCGAGCTGAGTAAGTGTCTGCTCAAGAAGCTGATCCTTCCCTGTCTAAATATTGGTCATCTGTGGTAGACCAGCGACAAATTCATGGGTCTTGTGTGGCATATTATAAACAGGAGGGTATTCTAATGAGAAAGTGGGCACCTTCTCTACCATCAAATGAGTGGAGCTGCATTTTTCAAATAGTTGTGCCAGAACCGTATAGGCTGTATGTGCTAAATCTTGCGCATGATCATGTGATGGCAGGACATCTAGGGGTAAATAAAACTTATAAGCGTATTTTGCAACACTTCTTTTGGCCTGGTTTGAAAGCTGATGTAGTGAAATACTGCCAATCATGCCACGCATGTCAGGTGGCAGGAAAGCCCAATCAGCGTATACCACCAGCACCTTTATGTCCAATACCAGCTGTCTGTGAACCCTTTGAGCATTTGTTGTTAGATTGTGTAGGTCCGCTCCCAAAGACAAAAAGTTGAAACCAGTTCCTATTAACTATAATGTGCCTCTCCACTCATTTCCCGGATGTGTTTCCACTGCGTAACATCACAGCAAAGTCAGTATCAAAAGCCCTGGTacgcttttgttctgtgtttgggttgccgaaaactgtacaaactgatCAGGGAACAAATTTCACAGCAAAACTGTTTTCTCAGGTCCTTCAACAACTGGGTATCCAACACCAAGTTTCCTCAGCATTTCATCCTGAGAGTCAAGGAGCTTTGGAGAGGTTCCATCAAACGTTAAAGGCAAGATTAAGAACGTTTTGTCTTGAAACGGAAAAGGAGTGGGATGAAGGGATTCCTCTCTTGATGTTTGCCATCAGAGAGGTGGTACAGGAGTCCACTGGGTTTAGTCCTGCACAATTGGTGTTTGCACATACGGTGCGTGGCCCGTTGAAACTCCTAAAAGATCAACTGTTGACTGAGCAGAGTGGTAAACCCCAGAACTTGTTAGAGTATGTAAGTAGATTTAGAGACAGGCTCCATCGAGCCTGTGAAGTGGCAAAAAAATCTCTTTCATCTGCTCAGTCCTctatgaaaatgtattttgataAGAAAGCAGTGCCCCGAGAATGTAACCCTGGAGCccaagttttagttctgttGCCAGTTCCTGGGTCAGCCCTGCGTGCAAAATTTGCCGGTCCCTATAAAGTGtacaaaaaactaaattatgTAAACTATGTGATCTCTACTCCAGATCGAAGGCGAAAGTACAGAGTGTGTCACGTCAATATGTTAAAAGGGTATATTAGTCGTGAGAgtgaaatgtgcacaaagccagTAGATGTGTCTACTCTGGCAAGTAAACCTATCTTGGTGACGGTGGTGTCAGAGACAGATAATGTGTGTGATGATGGACTAATGCCTGTTGCAATGTCTGTGTTATCGGCTAGTCTGCAGAACTCTGAAGTGCTGGCTAACCTGGATTCCTCTTTGCAACATCTTTCTAATGATTCTTGTGTGGAACTGAAGACCTTGTTGGGTAAATATGCTAACCTGTTTACAGATGTCCCACGACAAACACATGTTCTCCAACATGACATTGATGTGGGTACCAATGCTCCAGTCCGACAAAATTATTATCGGGTAATTCCTGTCAAGCGGGCTACTATGAAGTCAGAGGTTGATTACCTGGTAAGGCATGATTTGGCTATTTCTAGCTCCAGTCCATGGAGTTCCCCATGTGTAATGGTGCCTAAATCGGATGGCAGTTACCGGTTCTGTACGGATTACCGAAAAGTGAATGCTATCACTG encodes:
- the LOC134314350 gene encoding 4-galactosyl-N-acetylglucosaminide 3-alpha-L-fucosyltransferase 9-like encodes the protein MMPNVSRTQQLCLIGICWLSGIASCMLFLQYFTPKCSTYLIPPHKPEIKSVNISNSIPKPETPSKEETKEETKEEKPILLLWVWPENYRFDFSDCKKFYNIDGCHFTDDRKLYNQADAVLIFHKAIRWDLSNLPPSPRPAFQRWIWFHVESPTNTHKIPGLENLFNLTLSYRRDADISVKYWLTVNKTPNTDFVIPKKDKLVCWFVSNNDPSTGVNTRMKYFNELKKYINVNIFGRMAGSHLKSEDYYPTLASCKFYLSFENSVHRDYITEKVNGPLSVGTVPVVLGPPRQNYEDFFPPNSFIHIDDFPNPQALANRLLQLDKDDEAYRRFFDWKKHVTATPHLVIQNQEFIIYICHACEYIGRHKEYKVAHDIYQWWFS